One Malania oleifera isolate guangnan ecotype guangnan chromosome 9, ASM2987363v1, whole genome shotgun sequence DNA segment encodes these proteins:
- the LOC131163931 gene encoding SPX domain-containing membrane protein At4g22990-like isoform X5, giving the protein MVAFGKKLKERQIQEWQRYYINYKLMKKKVKQYAQQIEVGTQDRRHVLKDFSRMLDNQIEKIVLFLLEQQGLLASRIAKLGQQQNILQEQPDISQISDLREAYRAVGQDLLRLLFFVEINAIGLRKILKKFDKRFGYRFTDYYVKTRANHPYSQLQQVFKHVGIGAVVGAISRNLADLQDRHGSYLSIYDQPALPLQDPVIDSVKAAVDRLTHSTNFLHFLAQHALIMQEELPTPVEEQVDDRRYHFMSLLLNLANTFLYMVNTYIIVPTADDYSLSLGAAATVCGIVIGAMAVAQVFSSVYFSAWSNKSYFRPLVFSSIVLLLGNTLYALAYDLNSIAVLLIGRLFCGFGSARAVNRRYISDCVPLKIRMQASAGFVSASALGMACGPALAGLLQTNFKIYKITFNQDTLPGWVMAVAWLMYLVWLWISFKEPSHVTEEKHIPQESNAEPAQNDALEKGLAQPLLLSSGEKQQDDEGDQEYDASEEAAEESRLAVTSIGSAYRLLTPSVKVQLLIYFMLKYAMEVLLSESSVITTYYFGWSTSAVAVFLACLGLTVLPVNIVVGSYISNMFEDRQMLLASEIMVCIGILLSFHIIVPYSVPQYVCSGLIMFVSAEVLEGKLCEPLPPLSGHVVEAFPRYLQWGAAVNRSWDDCSSDCRCHHNLGWLLGGE; this is encoded by the exons ATGGTTGCCTTTGGTAAGAAATTGAAGGAAAGACAAATACAAGAATGGCAAAG ATACTACATAAACTATAAATTAATGAAGAAAAAAGTAAAACAATATGCTCAACAAATTGAAGTTGGAACACAAGATCGCCGGCATGTTCTCAAGGACTTCTCAAGAATGCTTGATAATCAG ATTGAAAAGATTGTCCTTTTTCTGCTGGAACAACAAGGGCTACTGGCAAGCAGGATAGCCAAGCTTGGACAACAGCAGAATATTCTTCAGGAGCAGCCAGATATATCTCAAATATCTGATCTTCGAGAAGCTTATAGAGCTGTGGGGCAAGATCTTCTAAGGCTTCTCTTCTTTGTTGAGATAAATGCTATTGGCCTGCGTAAGATACTGAAGAAGTTTGACAAACGTTTTGGCTATAGATTCACTGATTACTATGTCAAAACTCGTGCAAATCATCCTTATTCTCAGCTGCAGCAAGTGTTCAAGCATGTG GGGATTGGGGCTGTTGTGGGAGCCATATCTCGCAATCTTGCTGATCTTCAAGATCGTCATGGTAGCTACTTATCAATATATGATCAGCCTGCTCTTCCCCTCCAG GACCCTGTCATTGATTCAGTAAAAGCTGCTGTAGACAGGTTAACCCACTCAACAAACTTTCTTCACTTTCTGGCACAACATGCATTAATTATGCAAGAAGAGTTGCCTACTCCTGTAGAAGAACAAGTTGATGATCGGAGATATCATTTTATGTCACTTCTCTTAAACCTGGCAAACACATTTCTTTATATGGTCAATACATATATCATTGTCCCTACAGCAGATGACTATTCCTTGAGTCTTGGAGCTGCGGCAACGGTTTGTGGTATTGTAATTGGGGCGATGGCTGTTGCGCAGGTGTTTTCTTCAGTTTATTTCAGTGCTTGGtctaataaatcatacttcaGGCCTCTCGTATTTAGCAGTATTGTTCTTCTTCTGGGAAATACTTTGTACGCATTGGCTTATGATCTTAATTCTATAGCAGTTCTTCTAATTGGTCGTCTATTTTGTGG ATTTGGTTCTGCTAGAGCGGTTAACCGGCGTTATATCAGTGATTGTGTTCCATTGAAAATCCGCATGCAGGCATCAGCGGGTTTTGTTAGTGCCAGTGCTTTGGGAATGGCATGTGGTCCTGCTCTTGCTGGGTTACTTCAAACTAATTTTAAGATTTACAAAATCACATTTAATCAAGATACCCTGCCTGGTTGGGTTATGGCTGTGGCATGGCTTATGTACTTAGTGTGGCTGTGGATCTCTTTTAAGGAGCCCTCTCATGTGACTGAAGAAAAGCATATTCCACAGGAGTCAAATGCTG AACCAGCACAAAATGACGCACTTGAGAAGGGCCTTGCGCAACCATTGCTCTTAAGTTCAGGAGAGAAGCAACAAGATGATGAGGGGGACCAAGAATATGATGCAAGTGAAGAAGCTGCTGAAGAATCTCGTTTAGCAGTCACTTCAATTGGATCAGCATATAGACTTCTTACACCTTCTGTAAAG GTTCAATTACTGATATATTTCATGCTGAAATATGCAATGGAAGTTTTACTCTCAGAATCTAGTGTTATTACCACATACTACTTTGGCTGGTCTACAAGTGCAGTGGCAGTTTTTCTCGCATGTCTTGGCCTCACTGTTCTTCCAGTAAACATTGTTGTTGGAAGCTACATTAGCAACATGTTTGAAGACAG ACAAATGTTACTGGCATCTGAAATAATGGTTTGCATAGGCATACTCTTAAGCTTCCATATAATAGTTCCATATTCAGTGCCACAATATGTCTGCTCAGGACTTATCATGTTTGTATCTGCTGAAGTTTTAGAAGGCAAGTT GTGTGAAcctctccctcctctctcggGTCATGTCGTCGAGGCTTTCCCGCGGTACTTACAATGGGGGGCTGCTGTCAACAGAAGCTGGGACGATTGCTCGAGTGATTGCAGATGCCACCATAACCTTGGCTGGCTACTTGGGGGAGAGTAG
- the LOC131163931 gene encoding SPX domain-containing membrane protein At4g22990-like isoform X4, translating into MVAFGKKLKERQIQEWQRYYINYKLMKKKVKQYAQQIEVGTQDRRHVLKDFSRMLDNQIEKIVLFLLEQQGLLASRIAKLGQQQNILQEQPDISQISDLREAYRAVGQDLLRLLFFVEINAIGLRKILKKFDKRFGYRFTDYYVKTRANHPYSQLQQVFKHVGIGAVVGAISRNLADLQDRHGSYLSIYDQPALPLQDPVIDSVKAAVDRLTHSTNFLHFLAQHALIMQEELPTPVEEQVDDRRYHFMSLLLNLANTFLYMVNTYIIVPTADDYSLSLGAAATVCGIVIGAMAVAQVFSSVYFSAWSNKSYFRPLVFSSIVLLLGNTLYALAYDLNSIAVLLIGRLFCGFGSARAVNRRYISDCVPLKIRMQASAGFVSASALGMACGPALAGLLQTNFKIYKITFNQDTLPGWVMAVAWLMYLVWLWISFKEPSHVTEEKHIPQESNAGIAPSLMIEPAQNDALEKGLAQPLLLSSGEKQQDDEGDQEYDASEEAAEESRLAVTSIGSAYRLLTPSVKVQLLIYFMLKYAMEVLLSESSVITTYYFGWSTSAVAVFLACLGLTVLPVNIVVGSYISNMFEDRQMLLASEIMVCIGILLSFHIIVPYSVPQYVCSGLIMFVSAEVLEGKLCEPLPPLSGHVVEAFPRYLQWGAAVNRSWDDCSSDCRCHHNLGWLLGGE; encoded by the exons ATGGTTGCCTTTGGTAAGAAATTGAAGGAAAGACAAATACAAGAATGGCAAAG ATACTACATAAACTATAAATTAATGAAGAAAAAAGTAAAACAATATGCTCAACAAATTGAAGTTGGAACACAAGATCGCCGGCATGTTCTCAAGGACTTCTCAAGAATGCTTGATAATCAG ATTGAAAAGATTGTCCTTTTTCTGCTGGAACAACAAGGGCTACTGGCAAGCAGGATAGCCAAGCTTGGACAACAGCAGAATATTCTTCAGGAGCAGCCAGATATATCTCAAATATCTGATCTTCGAGAAGCTTATAGAGCTGTGGGGCAAGATCTTCTAAGGCTTCTCTTCTTTGTTGAGATAAATGCTATTGGCCTGCGTAAGATACTGAAGAAGTTTGACAAACGTTTTGGCTATAGATTCACTGATTACTATGTCAAAACTCGTGCAAATCATCCTTATTCTCAGCTGCAGCAAGTGTTCAAGCATGTG GGGATTGGGGCTGTTGTGGGAGCCATATCTCGCAATCTTGCTGATCTTCAAGATCGTCATGGTAGCTACTTATCAATATATGATCAGCCTGCTCTTCCCCTCCAG GACCCTGTCATTGATTCAGTAAAAGCTGCTGTAGACAGGTTAACCCACTCAACAAACTTTCTTCACTTTCTGGCACAACATGCATTAATTATGCAAGAAGAGTTGCCTACTCCTGTAGAAGAACAAGTTGATGATCGGAGATATCATTTTATGTCACTTCTCTTAAACCTGGCAAACACATTTCTTTATATGGTCAATACATATATCATTGTCCCTACAGCAGATGACTATTCCTTGAGTCTTGGAGCTGCGGCAACGGTTTGTGGTATTGTAATTGGGGCGATGGCTGTTGCGCAGGTGTTTTCTTCAGTTTATTTCAGTGCTTGGtctaataaatcatacttcaGGCCTCTCGTATTTAGCAGTATTGTTCTTCTTCTGGGAAATACTTTGTACGCATTGGCTTATGATCTTAATTCTATAGCAGTTCTTCTAATTGGTCGTCTATTTTGTGG ATTTGGTTCTGCTAGAGCGGTTAACCGGCGTTATATCAGTGATTGTGTTCCATTGAAAATCCGCATGCAGGCATCAGCGGGTTTTGTTAGTGCCAGTGCTTTGGGAATGGCATGTGGTCCTGCTCTTGCTGGGTTACTTCAAACTAATTTTAAGATTTACAAAATCACATTTAATCAAGATACCCTGCCTGGTTGGGTTATGGCTGTGGCATGGCTTATGTACTTAGTGTGGCTGTGGATCTCTTTTAAGGAGCCCTCTCATGTGACTGAAGAAAAGCATATTCCACAGGAGTCAAATGCTG GGATTGCACCCTCCTTGATGATAGAACCAGCACAAAATGACGCACTTGAGAAGGGCCTTGCGCAACCATTGCTCTTAAGTTCAGGAGAGAAGCAACAAGATGATGAGGGGGACCAAGAATATGATGCAAGTGAAGAAGCTGCTGAAGAATCTCGTTTAGCAGTCACTTCAATTGGATCAGCATATAGACTTCTTACACCTTCTGTAAAG GTTCAATTACTGATATATTTCATGCTGAAATATGCAATGGAAGTTTTACTCTCAGAATCTAGTGTTATTACCACATACTACTTTGGCTGGTCTACAAGTGCAGTGGCAGTTTTTCTCGCATGTCTTGGCCTCACTGTTCTTCCAGTAAACATTGTTGTTGGAAGCTACATTAGCAACATGTTTGAAGACAG ACAAATGTTACTGGCATCTGAAATAATGGTTTGCATAGGCATACTCTTAAGCTTCCATATAATAGTTCCATATTCAGTGCCACAATATGTCTGCTCAGGACTTATCATGTTTGTATCTGCTGAAGTTTTAGAAGGCAAGTT GTGTGAAcctctccctcctctctcggGTCATGTCGTCGAGGCTTTCCCGCGGTACTTACAATGGGGGGCTGCTGTCAACAGAAGCTGGGACGATTGCTCGAGTGATTGCAGATGCCACCATAACCTTGGCTGGCTACTTGGGGGAGAGTAG